A region from the bacterium genome encodes:
- a CDS encoding DMT family transporter, with protein sequence MILFKRSGETVSPFALNLFRVGISLVVFLPLVALSGQPWLPDLPAGDYLRLAASGILGIAISDTFFHRALNRLGAGLTAIVDATYSPFIVTFAFLLLGERLSVWQLLGMLLVISAVVLASYHHSRAHLSRRQLVAGVAYGLTAMGTVGLAIVIAKPALERSPVIWATTLRQVATLAVMLPAALLHPQRRRLLGVFKPAANWRFSLPGTLLGSCLALLLWIAGMKYTKAGAAAILNQTSTIFVLILATLFLRERFTWVKLAAALLAIGGILLVTQG encoded by the coding sequence GTGATCCTCTTCAAGCGCTCGGGCGAGACGGTCTCGCCCTTCGCGCTGAACCTGTTCCGCGTGGGGATCTCGCTCGTGGTCTTCCTGCCCCTGGTCGCGCTCAGTGGCCAGCCCTGGCTGCCCGACCTGCCCGCGGGCGACTACCTGCGACTCGCCGCGAGCGGCATCCTCGGCATCGCGATCTCGGACACTTTCTTCCACCGGGCGCTGAACCGGCTGGGTGCCGGGCTGACGGCCATCGTGGACGCCACCTACTCGCCCTTCATCGTCACCTTTGCCTTCCTGCTGCTCGGCGAGCGGCTGAGCGTCTGGCAGCTCCTCGGCATGCTGCTGGTGATCTCGGCGGTGGTGCTCGCGTCCTATCACCACTCCCGCGCGCACCTGAGCCGGCGCCAGCTCGTCGCCGGCGTCGCCTACGGACTGACGGCGATGGGCACGGTGGGCCTGGCCATCGTCATCGCCAAGCCGGCGCTCGAGCGCAGCCCGGTGATCTGGGCCACCACGCTGCGGCAGGTGGCGACGCTCGCCGTCATGCTGCCGGCGGCGCTACTGCACCCGCAGCGGCGGCGCTTGCTCGGCGTGTTCAAGCCCGCGGCCAACTGGCGCTTCAGCCTGCCGGGCACGCTGCTCGGCTCCTGCCTGGCGCTTCTGCTCTGGATCGCTGGCATGAAGTACACGAAGGCGGGGGCGGCGGCCATCCTCAACCAGACGAGCACCATCTTCGTGCTCATTCTGGCCACGCTCTTCCTGCGCGAGCGCTTCACCTGGGTGAAGCTCGCCGCCGCTCTGCTCGCCATCGGCGGCATCCTGCTGGTGACGCAGGGCTAG
- a CDS encoding HNH endonuclease, with amino-acid sequence MSEFVPNLPAAGVDARLRAAVAELRRAEQNAVLWFAELMRRRLYRDCGYASIHAYAEAVLGFGQAKTYQFIRLAESLDSLPQLRASVEAGEMPWTKARSVAAVATPRSEGQWIAIAKTSSARQLEVRIRESRREAEEESGQGVLLPPAPAAIPTPAPKAQVSFTLEPEQHARWLAIVERLRKQGHAEAKEELLLAAFVALAESECTRVQNEPPYEVVIYRCEECGAARLPDGRALAPAVAAQAACDCREQRDGKPNRASIPPAMRRQVLARDGHRCQAPGCRATRFLEVHHREPRRRGGRNSAANLITLCAACHRLLHDSGAGLAAALQLAALPSTG; translated from the coding sequence ATGTCCGAATTCGTGCCGAATCTCCCCGCCGCTGGGGTGGATGCCCGCCTGCGCGCGGCCGTCGCCGAGTTGCGACGCGCCGAGCAGAACGCCGTGCTCTGGTTCGCCGAGCTGATGCGCCGCCGCCTCTACCGCGACTGCGGCTACGCCAGTATTCATGCCTACGCCGAGGCCGTACTCGGCTTCGGGCAGGCGAAGACCTACCAGTTCATCCGGCTCGCCGAGTCGCTCGATAGCCTGCCCCAGCTGCGCGCCTCGGTCGAGGCCGGCGAGATGCCCTGGACCAAGGCGCGCAGCGTGGCGGCGGTCGCCACGCCGCGCTCCGAAGGCCAGTGGATCGCCATCGCGAAGACGAGCAGCGCACGTCAGCTCGAAGTACGGATTCGCGAGAGTCGCCGCGAGGCGGAGGAGGAGTCCGGGCAGGGCGTGCTGCTGCCGCCGGCCCCCGCGGCGATCCCCACGCCCGCGCCGAAGGCTCAGGTCAGCTTCACGCTCGAGCCGGAGCAGCACGCCCGCTGGCTGGCCATCGTCGAGCGGCTGCGCAAGCAGGGGCACGCCGAGGCGAAGGAGGAACTGCTGCTGGCCGCCTTTGTCGCGCTGGCCGAGTCCGAGTGTACACGTGTACAAAACGAGCCGCCCTACGAGGTCGTGATCTACCGCTGCGAGGAGTGCGGCGCGGCGCGCCTGCCCGACGGGCGCGCCCTGGCGCCAGCAGTGGCCGCGCAGGCTGCCTGCGACTGCCGCGAGCAGCGGGACGGCAAGCCCAACCGAGCCTCGATTCCCCCGGCAATGCGCCGGCAAGTGCTCGCGCGCGATGGCCATCGCTGCCAGGCGCCGGGCTGCCGGGCCACGCGCTTCCTCGAGGTGCATCACCGCGAGCCACGCCGGCGGGGCGGCCGCAACAGCGCGGCGAACCTGATCACGCTCTGCGCGGCCTGCCACCGTCTGCTGCACGACAGCGGCGCGGGCCTTGCCGCCGCCCTGCAATTGGCGGCCTTGCCGAGCACCGGGTAG
- a CDS encoding peroxiredoxin encodes MAAAKLPAFNLKNQDGETVKHTSLRGSSWLLFAFPKAATSGCSVQAKGMKDEARAFAARGVKVLGLSPDAPATLARWKAKEGFPFDFLSDPEHALLEALGAWGEKSMYGKKYMGVIRSHWLIDAEGRIVDAHVKVSPAESVERARAAITARKAGKD; translated from the coding sequence ATGGCTGCCGCCAAGCTGCCCGCCTTCAACCTGAAGAACCAGGACGGCGAGACCGTCAAGCACACGAGCCTGCGCGGCTCGTCCTGGCTGCTCTTCGCCTTCCCCAAGGCTGCGACCAGCGGCTGCTCCGTGCAGGCCAAGGGGATGAAGGACGAGGCGCGCGCCTTCGCGGCCCGCGGCGTCAAGGTGCTGGGCCTCAGTCCCGACGCGCCCGCGACCCTCGCCCGCTGGAAGGCGAAGGAGGGCTTCCCCTTCGACTTCCTCTCCGACCCCGAGCACGCGCTGCTCGAGGCCCTCGGCGCCTGGGGCGAGAAGTCCATGTACGGCAAGAAGTACATGGGCGTGATCCGCTCGCACTGGCTGATCGACGCCGAGGGCCGCATCGTCGACGCGCATGTGAAGGTGAGCCCGGCCGAGAGCGTCGAGCGGGCGCGCGCGGCGATCACGGCGCGCAAGGCCGGCAAGGACTGA
- a CDS encoding M23 family peptidase yields MPRPLRAALTLVLLATLAPPRARALAIDCPEAVPEGTAFVLTLRTALDTDSLHVEWLGATLRPPLATTAKARVARLVLGLGMRERLAGDRHTLRVREWRSGAEMLMVREIRREPRAYPEQHLTVESKYSQLSPADSARAERERLRVRETLARVSPAADWPLPLGRPVAGEPSSDFGLRRFFNGEAKSPHSGLDLKAADGTPVAACADGQVTLAEEHFYAGNSVYLDHGDGLFTLYFHLSDIAVQPGQRVARGEIIARTGATGRVTGPHLHLGVSAQGQLVDPELLLAPAEAAKP; encoded by the coding sequence ATGCCGCGCCCGCTGCGTGCCGCCCTGACCCTCGTCCTGCTCGCCACCCTCGCGCCGCCGCGCGCGCGGGCGCTCGCCATCGATTGCCCGGAGGCGGTACCCGAGGGAACCGCCTTCGTCCTCACGCTGCGCACGGCGCTCGACACGGACTCCCTGCACGTCGAGTGGCTGGGCGCGACGCTGCGGCCACCGCTTGCGACGACCGCCAAGGCGCGCGTCGCCCGGCTCGTGCTCGGGCTGGGCATGCGCGAGCGCCTCGCGGGCGATCGACACACGCTGCGCGTGCGCGAGTGGCGCAGCGGCGCCGAGATGCTCATGGTGCGCGAGATCCGGCGCGAGCCCCGCGCCTACCCCGAGCAGCACCTCACGGTCGAGAGCAAGTACAGCCAGCTCTCGCCCGCCGACAGCGCGCGGGCCGAGCGCGAGCGCCTGCGGGTCCGCGAGACGCTGGCGCGGGTGAGCCCCGCCGCGGACTGGCCGCTGCCCCTCGGCCGGCCCGTCGCCGGCGAGCCGAGCAGCGACTTCGGCCTGCGCCGCTTCTTCAACGGCGAGGCGAAGAGTCCGCACAGCGGCCTCGACCTCAAGGCCGCGGACGGTACGCCGGTGGCGGCCTGCGCGGACGGCCAGGTCACCCTCGCCGAGGAGCACTTCTACGCCGGCAACTCGGTCTACCTCGATCACGGGGACGGGCTCTTCACGCTCTACTTCCACCTGTCCGACATCGCCGTGCAGCCCGGCCAGCGCGTGGCGCGCGGCGAGATCATCGCCCGCACAGGTGCGACCGGCCGCGTGACCGGCCCGCACCTGCACCTCGGGGTGAGCGCGCAGGGTCAGCTCGTCGATCCCGAGCTGCTGCTCGCTCCCGCCGAGGCCGCCAAGCCCTAG
- a CDS encoding T9SS type A sorting domain-containing protein, protein MGTTDGSWLYSGWNIDDVEIWGLSGDLTAAGEGPAPARSALLAALPNPFNPKTEIRYALAAAGEARLAVYDVAGRCVVTLASGHQEAGQHSARWDGRDAAGQPVSSGVYFARLEAADGVDTSKLTLLK, encoded by the coding sequence ATGGGGACGACGGACGGCAGCTGGCTCTACAGCGGCTGGAACATCGATGACGTGGAAATCTGGGGCCTGAGCGGTGACCTCACGGCGGCCGGCGAAGGCCCGGCGCCCGCGCGGAGCGCCCTGCTCGCCGCGCTGCCCAACCCCTTCAACCCGAAGACGGAGATCCGCTACGCGCTGGCCGCGGCCGGCGAGGCGCGCCTGGCGGTCTACGACGTGGCCGGCCGCTGCGTGGTGACGCTCGCCAGCGGCCACCAGGAGGCGGGCCAGCACAGCGCACGCTGGGACGGCCGCGACGCGGCGGGTCAGCCGGTGTCCTCGGGCGTGTACTTTGCGCGCCTGGAGGCTGCGGACGGCGTCGACACGAGCAAGCTGACCTTGCTCAAGTAG